The Pseudomonas sp. R4-35-07 genome contains a region encoding:
- a CDS encoding C13 family peptidase, translated as MRPLAPLALALLLTACGDGESLLPPDARLPDGGRYRGDVVNGLLQGQGRVDYPNGSWYAGEFDKGQWHGQGEWHGSNGEVYQGQFKQGLFDGQGRLTTAGSSYVGGFKNGRRNGEGTLKEGQMTYRGEFKDDQYSGLGRLELADGSQYQGQFAHGKPNGEGQRNDDSGNQFSGHFVDGQLEGNGTFNSADGDIYVGQFKQNQLNGKGRYENADGDVWIGQFKEGALSGKGELIGVDGSHYVGQFIDWRFSGEGRLNLTDGSFYIGGFDSDSYQGRGTLVLTDGTVQAGTWVNGMRVRDAEGKLLPDPLEIGVLAQGRLLADALAAVPASTPAVELYTLALAGDGKQSVFLREADYVSNMLATRFGAHGQIRLVNHRDHIADRPMATRENLRRAVQTLAERSGPEDLVFIYMTSHGTHEHELVLDQPRMELADLPADELAAVLAPLKNRDKIIVISACYSGGFIPALKDERTLIMTASRADRVSFGCSEEADFTYFGDALFAQAFSQTDDLQQAFKLAQLHVAEREQADNFEASEPQIWAPKGVIAHWQLLRKQQARKALESVSMNSKEAKGN; from the coding sequence ATGCGCCCACTCGCCCCCCTTGCCCTTGCCCTGTTGCTCACCGCGTGCGGAGACGGCGAATCGCTGTTGCCGCCCGACGCGCGCCTGCCCGATGGCGGCCGCTATCGTGGTGATGTGGTCAACGGCTTGCTGCAAGGCCAGGGCCGTGTCGACTACCCCAATGGCAGTTGGTACGCCGGCGAGTTCGATAAGGGCCAATGGCATGGCCAGGGCGAATGGCATGGCAGCAACGGCGAAGTCTACCAAGGCCAATTCAAGCAGGGCCTGTTTGACGGCCAGGGCCGCCTGACCACAGCGGGCAGCAGCTACGTCGGCGGCTTCAAGAACGGTCGACGCAACGGCGAAGGCACCCTCAAAGAGGGGCAGATGACCTACCGCGGCGAATTCAAGGACGACCAGTACTCCGGCCTTGGGCGCCTGGAGCTGGCCGACGGCAGCCAATACCAGGGCCAATTCGCCCACGGCAAGCCCAATGGCGAAGGCCAGCGCAACGACGACAGCGGCAATCAGTTCAGCGGCCACTTCGTCGATGGTCAGCTGGAAGGCAACGGCACGTTCAACAGCGCGGATGGCGATATCTACGTCGGCCAGTTCAAACAGAACCAACTCAACGGCAAGGGCCGCTATGAAAATGCCGACGGCGACGTGTGGATCGGCCAGTTCAAGGAAGGCGCGCTCAGCGGCAAGGGCGAATTGATCGGCGTCGATGGCAGCCACTACGTTGGCCAGTTCATCGATTGGCGCTTCAGCGGCGAAGGTCGCCTGAACCTTACCGATGGCAGCTTCTATATCGGCGGCTTCGACAGCGACAGCTACCAGGGCCGCGGCACGCTGGTGCTCACCGATGGCACGGTTCAGGCCGGCACCTGGGTCAACGGCATGCGCGTGCGCGATGCCGAGGGCAAGCTGCTGCCCGACCCGCTGGAAATCGGCGTATTGGCCCAGGGTCGCTTGCTGGCTGACGCCCTCGCCGCCGTGCCCGCGTCTACGCCTGCCGTCGAGCTGTATACCCTGGCACTGGCCGGTGACGGCAAGCAAAGCGTATTCCTGCGCGAAGCCGATTACGTCAGCAATATGCTCGCCACCCGCTTCGGTGCACATGGGCAGATTCGCCTGGTCAACCACCGCGACCATATCGCCGACCGCCCCATGGCCACCCGCGAAAATCTGCGCCGTGCCGTGCAAACCCTGGCCGAACGCAGCGGGCCGGAAGACCTGGTGTTCATCTATATGACCAGCCACGGCACTCATGAACACGAATTGGTGCTGGACCAGCCGCGCATGGAGCTGGCCGACCTGCCGGCCGACGAGCTGGCCGCTGTGCTCGCGCCGCTGAAAAACCGTGACAAGATCATCGTGATTTCCGCCTGTTACTCCGGCGGATTCATCCCGGCATTGAAGGATGAACGCACGCTGATCATGACCGCCTCGCGCGCGGATCGCGTGTCGTTCGGTTGTTCAGAAGAAGCAGACTTCACCTACTTTGGTGATGCCCTTTTCGCACAAGCTTTCAGCCAAACGGACGATTTGCAACAGGCGTTCAAACTGGCACAACTGCACGTGGCCGAACGCGAACAGGCGGACAATTTCGAAGCCTCCGAACCGCAGATCTGGGCCCCCAAGGGCGTGATCGCCCATTGGCAATTATTACGCAAACAGCAGGCACGAAAGGCGCTCGAAAGCGTCTCAATGAATAGCAAGGAAGCCAAAGGCAACTAA
- the rlmH gene encoding 23S rRNA (pseudouridine(1915)-N(3))-methyltransferase RlmH, whose amino-acid sequence MRLRLIAVGSRMPKWVEEGWHEYAKRLPAELSLELVEIPLNTRGKNADVARFIRQEGEAMLAKVGPNERIVTLEVHGKPWSTEQLAVELDRWRLDSRTVNFMVGGPEGLAPEVCARADQRWSLSALTLPHPLVRILIGEQLYRAWTVLSGHPYHK is encoded by the coding sequence GTGCGCCTGCGTCTGATCGCTGTCGGTTCACGCATGCCCAAGTGGGTGGAAGAGGGCTGGCACGAGTACGCCAAGCGTCTGCCTGCCGAGCTGTCGCTGGAGCTGGTGGAAATACCGCTCAACACCCGGGGCAAGAATGCCGACGTGGCGCGCTTTATCCGTCAGGAAGGCGAAGCCATGTTGGCCAAGGTCGGGCCCAACGAGCGCATCGTTACGCTCGAAGTGCACGGCAAGCCCTGGAGCACCGAGCAGTTGGCGGTGGAACTGGACCGCTGGCGCCTGGATTCGCGCACCGTCAACTTCATGGTCGGCGGCCCCGAAGGGCTGGCGCCGGAAGTCTGTGCGCGGGCCGATCAGCGCTGGTCGCTGTCGGCGCTCACGCTGCCGCACCCGTTGGTAAGGATTCTGATCGGTGAACAGCTGTATCGCGCCTGGACAGTTCTGTCCGGGCATCCTTATCACAAATAA
- a CDS encoding DNA-3-methyladenine glycosylase: protein MLTMTPELPASALPDSFFDRDAQLLAQELLGKVIRHRVGGIWLSARIIETEAYYVAEKGSHASLGYTEKRKALFLDGGHIYMYYARGGDSLNFSAHGPGNAVLIKSAYPWVDEISGPASLAQMLLNNPNPDGSPRAAQKLCAGQTLLCKALGLKVPMWDAKRFDQELLYVEDVGQVPTQIIQTTRLGIPSGRDEHLMYRFVDAGYAPYCTRNPLRRGQVEGRDYFLI, encoded by the coding sequence ATGCTCACAATGACGCCCGAACTCCCTGCCAGCGCCCTTCCCGACAGCTTCTTCGACCGCGACGCACAGTTGCTCGCGCAAGAACTGCTCGGAAAAGTCATCCGTCATCGTGTCGGCGGAATTTGGCTTTCAGCCCGAATTATTGAAACCGAAGCCTATTACGTGGCCGAAAAAGGCAGCCACGCCTCACTCGGCTACACAGAAAAGCGTAAGGCTTTGTTTCTGGATGGCGGGCATATCTATATGTATTACGCCCGTGGCGGTGATTCGCTGAATTTCAGCGCCCATGGCCCGGGCAATGCCGTACTGATCAAATCGGCGTATCCCTGGGTCGATGAAATTTCCGGCCCGGCGAGCCTGGCGCAAATGCTGTTGAACAACCCGAACCCCGACGGCAGCCCGCGCGCCGCGCAGAAACTCTGTGCAGGCCAGACGCTGCTGTGCAAGGCGCTGGGCCTGAAGGTGCCGATGTGGGATGCCAAGCGCTTCGATCAGGAACTGTTGTATGTGGAAGACGTAGGCCAGGTACCCACGCAAATCATCCAGACCACACGACTGGGCATCCCCAGCGGGCGCGATGAGCATTTGATGTACCGTTTCGTCGATGCTGGCTATGCGCCTTATTGCACACGGAACCCGCTGCGGCGGGGACAGGTCGAAGGCCGCGATTATTTTTTGATTTGA
- a CDS encoding glutamate-5-semialdehyde dehydrogenase — translation MTESVLDYMTRLGRAARQASRLIARASTAQKNRALLAAADALDASRPALAAANEQDLANGRANGLEPALLDRLALTPARIDDMIEGLRQVAKLPDPIGEIRDMRYLPSGIQVGKMRVPLGVIGIIYESRPNVTIDAASLCLKSGNATILRGGSEAINSNRAIAACIQQGLAVAELPAEVVQVVETTDRAAVGALITMPEFVDVIVPRGGKSLIERVSRDAKVPVIKHLDGVCHVYIDIAADLDKAIRIADNAKTHRYAPCNTMETLLVHAGIAERVLPPLAAIYRDKGVELRGCERTRALLGADVIEATEQDWYTEYTAPILSIRMVDDLDQAIEHINKYGSKHTDAIVSEHFSDARRFLNEVDSASVMVNASTRFADGFEYGLGAEIGISTDKLHARGPVGLEGLTSEKYVVFGDGHVRT, via the coding sequence ATGACTGAGTCCGTTCTTGACTACATGACCCGCCTGGGTCGCGCTGCCCGTCAGGCCTCGCGGTTGATCGCCCGTGCGAGCACTGCGCAGAAGAATCGCGCGTTGTTGGCCGCCGCCGACGCGCTGGATGCTTCGCGCCCAGCGCTCGCCGCCGCCAACGAACAGGACTTGGCCAACGGCCGCGCCAATGGCCTGGAGCCGGCCCTGCTGGATCGCCTGGCGCTGACCCCGGCGCGTATCGACGACATGATCGAAGGCTTGCGTCAGGTGGCCAAGCTGCCTGACCCCATCGGTGAAATCCGCGATATGCGTTACCTGCCATCCGGCATCCAGGTCGGCAAGATGCGCGTGCCCCTGGGCGTGATCGGCATCATCTATGAGTCACGCCCGAACGTGACCATCGACGCCGCGAGCCTGTGCCTCAAGTCGGGCAATGCCACCATCCTGCGCGGCGGTTCCGAGGCCATCAACTCCAACCGTGCCATCGCTGCCTGCATTCAGCAGGGCCTGGCCGTGGCCGAGTTGCCCGCCGAGGTGGTGCAAGTAGTGGAAACCACTGACCGCGCGGCGGTCGGCGCGTTGATCACCATGCCGGAATTTGTCGACGTGATCGTGCCGCGCGGTGGCAAGAGCCTGATCGAGCGCGTCAGCCGCGACGCCAAGGTGCCGGTGATCAAGCACCTGGACGGCGTGTGCCACGTCTACATCGACATCGCCGCCGACCTCGACAAGGCGATCCGCATCGCCGACAACGCCAAGACCCACCGCTACGCGCCGTGCAACACCATGGAAACCCTGTTGGTGCACGCCGGCATCGCCGAGCGCGTGCTGCCGCCGCTGGCCGCCATTTATCGCGACAAGGGCGTGGAACTGCGTGGTTGCGAGCGTACCCGCGCGTTGCTGGGCGCGGATGTGATCGAGGCGACCGAGCAGGACTGGTACACCGAGTACACGGCGCCGATCCTGTCGATCCGCATGGTCGACGACCTGGATCAGGCCATTGAGCACATCAATAAATACGGCTCCAAGCACACCGATGCCATCGTCTCCGAGCATTTCAGCGATGCCCGGCGTTTCCTCAATGAAGTGGACTCCGCTTCGGTGATGGTCAACGCCTCGACGCGCTTTGCCGATGGCTTCGAGTACGGCCTGGGGGCGGAAATCGGCATCTCCACCGATAAGCTCCATGCCCGTGGCCCGGTTGGCCTGGAAGGCCTGACCAGCGAGAAGTACGTGGTGTTCGGCGACGGTCACGTGCGCACTTGA
- a CDS encoding CidA/LrgA family protein, which yields MLLRGLTWLVLFQLIGTAINHLLLPVLPGPIIGLLLMLGFLIWRGEVSEPLSLAAGSLLRYLPLLLVPPAVGVMVYAKDIVADFWAIVGALVLSLIIAMAVVGVLMQQMLKRKEKGQ from the coding sequence ATGCTGTTACGTGGCCTGACCTGGCTGGTGTTGTTTCAACTGATCGGCACAGCGATCAATCATCTGCTGTTGCCGGTATTGCCGGGGCCGATCATCGGCCTGCTGCTGATGCTCGGCTTTCTGATCTGGCGCGGCGAAGTCAGCGAGCCGCTGAGCCTGGCGGCCGGCAGCCTGCTGCGGTATCTGCCGTTGCTGCTGGTGCCGCCGGCCGTGGGCGTGATGGTGTATGCCAAGGACATCGTTGCAGACTTCTGGGCCATTGTCGGCGCGCTGGTGCTGTCGCTGATCATCGCCATGGCGGTCGTCGGCGTGCTGATGCAACAGATGCTCAAGCGCAAGGAGAAGGGCCAATGA
- a CDS encoding MaoC family dehydratase, which yields MPQVPVAQLKEYVGKELGRSEWLTIDQARINLFAEATGDHQFIHVDPVKAAHTPFGSTIAHGFLSLSLMPKLMEDILIMPEGLKMAVNYGLDSVRFIQPVKVDSKVRLNVTLTDVHEKKPGQWLFKATATLEIEGQEKPAYIAESLSLCFV from the coding sequence ATGCCCCAGGTACCCGTAGCGCAGCTCAAAGAGTATGTCGGCAAGGAACTCGGACGTTCCGAGTGGCTCACCATCGACCAGGCGCGCATCAACCTGTTCGCGGAGGCCACCGGCGATCATCAATTCATCCACGTCGACCCGGTCAAGGCGGCGCACACCCCGTTCGGCAGCACCATCGCCCATGGGTTCCTGTCGCTGTCGCTGATGCCCAAGCTGATGGAAGACATCCTGATCATGCCCGAAGGCCTGAAAATGGCGGTCAATTACGGCCTCGACAGCGTGCGCTTTATCCAGCCGGTAAAGGTCGACTCCAAGGTGCGCCTGAACGTCACGCTCACCGATGTCCACGAGAAAAAACCCGGCCAATGGCTGTTCAAGGCCACCGCCACCCTGGAAATCGAAGGCCAGGAGAAACCTGCCTACATCGCCGAGTCGCTGTCACTCTGCTTCGTGTAG
- a CDS encoding oxidoreductase: MYLTPQHILLAGASGLTGEHLLDRLLNEPTVTRVLAPSRKPLAEHPRLENPVGDPAVVLPHLSGQVDIAFCCLGTTIKKAGSEAAFRAVDLDLVVTFAKRAREMGARHLIVISAIGADPKSSVFYNRVKGEMEQALRAQDWPQLTIVRPSLLLGDRLEPRLAEQLAGPLSRLIPGKYHGIEVCELARAMWRLALEEQDGVRVVESDELRKLGK, from the coding sequence ATGTACCTGACACCGCAGCATATCCTGCTGGCCGGCGCCTCTGGCCTCACCGGCGAACACTTGCTGGACCGCCTGCTCAACGAACCTACCGTGACCCGCGTACTGGCACCCAGCCGCAAACCACTGGCTGAACACCCGCGCCTGGAAAACCCGGTGGGCGACCCGGCAGTGGTCCTGCCACACCTGAGCGGCCAAGTGGATATCGCTTTCTGCTGCCTGGGCACTACGATCAAGAAAGCAGGTTCGGAAGCGGCGTTCCGTGCGGTCGACCTGGATCTGGTGGTGACCTTCGCCAAGCGCGCGCGGGAAATGGGCGCGCGGCACCTGATCGTGATCAGTGCGATTGGCGCCGATCCGAAATCCTCGGTGTTCTACAACCGGGTCAAAGGGGAAATGGAGCAGGCGTTGAGAGCACAGGATTGGCCGCAACTGACGATCGTGCGGCCATCGTTGCTGTTGGGCGATAGACTGGAGCCGCGCCTGGCCGAACAGCTGGCAGGGCCGCTGTCACGCCTGATTCCGGGCAAGTACCACGGCATTGAAGTCTGCGAACTGGCCCGCGCCATGTGGCGCCTGGCGCTGGAAGAGCAGGACGGGGTGCGCGTGGTGGAGTCGGATGAGCTGCGCAAGCTTGGTAAATGA
- the rsfS gene encoding ribosome silencing factor: MTNKDVSKVKRKGTFKSAPLPVEAHVGPELAGEELVKVAVAALEDVKAQDIQVLDVRDKQSITDFMIIATGTSNRQIGAMLDKVREAVKAQGVKPLGEEGKGDSDWVLLDMDDVIVHMMTSNARQFYDLERLWKGAEQSRAADGKHHSPEVGHAHFDKLNKDQE; this comes from the coding sequence ATGACGAACAAAGACGTAAGCAAAGTTAAGCGCAAAGGTACCTTTAAGAGCGCGCCGCTGCCGGTAGAAGCCCACGTTGGCCCGGAACTGGCTGGCGAAGAGCTGGTAAAAGTTGCCGTGGCTGCCCTGGAAGACGTGAAAGCCCAGGACATCCAGGTGCTCGACGTGCGCGACAAGCAGAGCATCACCGACTTCATGATCATCGCCACCGGTACCTCCAACCGCCAGATCGGCGCGATGCTGGACAAGGTTCGCGAAGCGGTCAAAGCCCAGGGCGTGAAGCCACTGGGTGAAGAAGGCAAGGGCGACAGCGACTGGGTACTGCTGGACATGGACGACGTGATCGTTCACATGATGACCTCCAACGCCCGCCAGTTCTATGACCTGGAGCGTCTGTGGAAAGGCGCCGAGCAGAGCCGTGCCGCCGATGGCAAGCACCACAGCCCGGAAGTGGGCCACGCGCACTTCGACAAGCTCAACAAAGACCAGGAATAA
- a CDS encoding YceK/YidQ family lipoprotein: MNKALLVVLALLLAGCATARTLDAAQPGAPVVYAGTRLDLYAINGGCCAKDRFGAEAPTYPQVDLPASALLDTLLLPLSLLTVLGVGFNATGGL, encoded by the coding sequence ATGAATAAGGCGCTGCTGGTCGTGCTGGCGCTGCTATTGGCGGGCTGCGCCACCGCTCGCACGCTGGATGCCGCGCAACCTGGCGCGCCGGTGGTGTATGCCGGCACGCGGTTGGACCTGTATGCGATCAATGGAGGCTGTTGTGCCAAGGACCGGTTCGGCGCCGAGGCGCCAACCTATCCGCAGGTCGACCTGCCAGCCAGCGCGTTGCTCGACACGCTGCTGTTGCCATTGTCGTTATTGACCGTGCTGGGTGTCGGCTTCAACGCCACCGGTGGCCTATAA
- a CDS encoding bifunctional DedA family/phosphatase PAP2 family protein, with the protein MGHWLDSITGWLTLNPQWLAAAVFIVACVECLAIAGLIVPGTVLLFAIAALAGSGALSLSETLLLGFLGGLLGDGVSYYLGRHFHQNIRRLPGLRQHPEWMNGAETYFHKYGIASLLVGRFIGPLRPMLPMVAGMCDMPFPRFAAVSVIAAAGWSVAYLLPGWAAGAAFRLPLPEGFWPEAAIVAACLAVLLGLSLNSSLRGHRRATLWIGCASLTLLVALFIGYPHLNHFDQGLSALVQEHRSPWLDEVMVRITQLGEFKKMFVASAVFTGLLLLARQWRHALFVGATLAGAAVINTGTKLFFARGRPEILTEPLTSFSMPSGHASGAFAFFLALAVLAGRGQPTRLRLTWLLLGCIPAAFIALSRVYLGAHWPTDILAGTLLAMTVCAFSLSLSQYRSPLPAMTQKAWWLVLPALVAVLGFIALTGTSHALLRYAY; encoded by the coding sequence ATGGGCCATTGGCTCGATAGCATTACCGGCTGGCTGACCCTGAACCCACAATGGCTGGCGGCGGCGGTGTTTATCGTTGCGTGCGTGGAATGCCTGGCTATCGCCGGACTGATCGTGCCAGGTACGGTGCTGCTGTTCGCGATTGCCGCGCTGGCCGGCAGCGGCGCGCTGTCGTTGAGCGAAACCCTGCTGCTGGGATTCCTCGGCGGCTTATTGGGCGATGGGGTTTCCTACTACCTGGGCCGGCATTTCCACCAGAACATCCGGCGCCTGCCCGGCCTTCGTCAGCATCCCGAGTGGATGAATGGCGCCGAAACCTACTTCCATAAGTACGGCATCGCCAGCCTGCTGGTCGGACGCTTCATCGGCCCGCTGCGCCCCATGCTGCCGATGGTGGCCGGCATGTGCGACATGCCGTTCCCGCGCTTTGCGGCCGTGAGCGTTATCGCGGCAGCGGGTTGGTCGGTGGCTTATCTGCTGCCGGGATGGGCCGCTGGCGCTGCGTTCCGCCTGCCACTGCCGGAAGGTTTCTGGCCGGAAGCGGCCATTGTCGCGGCCTGCCTGGCGGTGCTGCTGGGGTTGAGTTTGAACAGCAGCCTGCGCGGTCATCGTCGCGCTACCCTGTGGATTGGTTGCGCCAGCCTGACCTTGCTGGTCGCGCTGTTCATCGGCTACCCGCACCTCAACCATTTCGACCAGGGCCTGAGTGCCCTTGTGCAGGAACATCGCAGCCCGTGGCTTGACGAAGTGATGGTGCGCATCACCCAGCTGGGCGAGTTCAAGAAAATGTTCGTGGCCAGCGCGGTGTTCACCGGCCTGCTGTTACTGGCGCGACAGTGGCGTCATGCCCTATTCGTTGGCGCCACACTGGCGGGAGCCGCCGTGATCAACACCGGCACCAAGCTCTTCTTTGCCCGTGGCCGCCCGGAAATCCTCACCGAACCGCTCACCAGCTTCAGCATGCCCAGCGGCCATGCCTCCGGCGCGTTTGCGTTCTTCCTGGCCCTGGCGGTACTGGCCGGGCGCGGCCAACCCACGCGGTTACGACTTACCTGGCTGCTACTGGGCTGCATACCCGCCGCGTTCATTGCCTTGTCGCGGGTGTACCTGGGTGCTCACTGGCCCACGGACATCCTGGCCGGCACGCTGCTGGCGATGACCGTCTGCGCGTTCAGCCTCAGCCTCAGTCAGTACCGCAGCCCCTTGCCCGCGATGACGCAAAAAGCCTGGTGGCTGGTGTTGCCCGCCTTGGTGGCCGTGCTCGGTTTTATCGCCCTTACCGGCACCTCGCACGCGTTGCTCAGGTACGCCTATTGA
- the ubiX gene encoding flavin prenyltransferase UbiX, with the protein MSGPERVTLAMTGASGAPYGLRLLDCLVREDREVHFLISKAAQLVMATETDVALPAKVQMMQAFLTEYTGAAAGQIKVYGKEDWMSPVASGSGAPAAMVVVPCSTGTLSAIATGACNNLIERAADVTLKERRQLILVPREAPYSSIHLEHMLKLSNMGVTILPASPGFYHQPQTIDDLVDFVVARILNLLNIPQDMLPRWGEHHLSGDE; encoded by the coding sequence GTGAGCGGCCCGGAACGCGTCACCCTGGCGATGACCGGCGCCTCCGGTGCGCCTTATGGCCTGCGTTTGCTTGATTGCCTGGTGCGTGAAGACCGTGAGGTGCATTTTCTGATCTCCAAGGCGGCGCAGTTGGTGATGGCGACTGAAACCGATGTCGCATTACCGGCCAAGGTGCAGATGATGCAGGCCTTCCTCACCGAATACACCGGCGCGGCGGCGGGGCAGATCAAGGTCTATGGCAAAGAGGACTGGATGTCGCCGGTCGCTTCCGGCTCCGGTGCGCCGGCGGCGATGGTGGTGGTGCCCTGTTCCACCGGCACGCTGTCGGCGATTGCCACGGGCGCCTGTAATAATTTGATCGAGCGCGCGGCGGACGTGACCTTGAAGGAACGCCGGCAGTTGATCCTGGTGCCGCGTGAAGCGCCCTATTCGAGCATCCATCTGGAGCACATGCTCAAGTTGTCGAACATGGGCGTGACCATATTGCCCGCATCGCCCGGCTTCTATCATCAGCCGCAGACCATCGACGACCTGGTGGATTTTGTGGTGGCGCGCATTCTCAACTTGCTTAATATCCCGCAAGACATGCTGCCACGCTGGGGCGAGCATCACTTGAGCGGCGATGAATAA
- the nadD gene encoding nicotinate-nucleotide adenylyltransferase produces the protein MAKRIGLLGGTFDPVHIGHLRSALEVADALALDELRLMPNFRPPHRDTPQVSAQQRLEMVRVAVEGISPLVVDDRELKRDKPSYTVDTLELMRAELAADDQLFLLLGWDAFCGLPSWHRWEELLQHCHILVLQRPDADSEPPDALRNLLAARSVSDPLALTGPNGNIAFVWQTPLAVSATQIRQLLASGKSVRFLVPDAVLAYIDAHGLYRASN, from the coding sequence ATGGCTAAACGCATCGGGCTGCTCGGCGGTACTTTCGACCCCGTGCACATCGGCCATTTACGCAGTGCCCTGGAAGTCGCGGATGCCCTGGCGCTGGATGAATTGCGCCTGATGCCCAATTTCCGGCCGCCCCATCGCGATACGCCGCAGGTGTCAGCGCAGCAGCGCCTGGAAATGGTGCGCGTTGCCGTGGAGGGTATATCGCCGTTGGTGGTGGACGATCGCGAGCTCAAGCGCGATAAACCGTCCTACACTGTCGACACCCTGGAACTGATGCGCGCCGAGTTGGCCGCCGATGACCAGTTGTTTCTGCTTTTGGGCTGGGACGCATTTTGCGGCCTGCCCTCTTGGCATCGCTGGGAGGAACTCCTCCAGCATTGCCACATCCTGGTTCTGCAACGCCCGGATGCCGACAGCGAACCGCCGGATGCCTTGCGCAACCTGCTGGCTGCGCGGTCGGTAAGTGACCCCTTGGCCCTGACCGGGCCGAACGGGAATATTGCATTCGTCTGGCAGACCCCGCTTGCGGTGTCCGCCACCCAGATCCGTCAACTGCTGGCCAGCGGTAAGTCGGTACGTTTCCTGGTGCCTGACGCGGTCCTGGCCTACATCGATGCGCACGGACTTTACCGTGCGTCGAACTGA
- a CDS encoding LrgB family protein: protein MMFDWQGAWTAVIHHPLFGIGITLGAYQLVLAAFEKTRWIFLQPVLVSMLLVIGVLLTCGLSYVEYRESTEIMGILLGPATVALAVPLYLNLRRIRQLFWPIFTTLVIGGVLATGLCVVLGWWFGAEHRVLMTMAPKSVTSPIAMLVAEQIGGVAALAAVFVLITGVVGAMIGPSLLSRLGVHSPEARGMALGMTAHAVGTSVALQESEECGAFAALAMSLMGVATAVFLPLAVSVIV from the coding sequence ATGATGTTCGACTGGCAGGGCGCCTGGACGGCCGTCATTCATCACCCGCTGTTCGGGATCGGCATCACCCTGGGTGCTTATCAACTGGTACTGGCGGCTTTCGAGAAAACCCGCTGGATTTTCCTGCAGCCGGTGCTGGTCTCCATGTTGCTGGTGATTGGTGTGTTGCTCACTTGCGGCCTGAGCTACGTCGAATACCGCGAAAGCACCGAGATCATGGGCATTCTGCTGGGCCCGGCGACGGTAGCCCTGGCGGTGCCGCTGTATCTGAACCTGCGCCGGATTCGCCAATTGTTCTGGCCGATTTTTACTACGCTGGTGATAGGTGGGGTGTTGGCCACCGGCCTGTGCGTGGTGTTGGGCTGGTGGTTCGGCGCTGAACACAGGGTGCTGATGACCATGGCGCCCAAGTCGGTGACGTCGCCGATTGCCATGCTGGTGGCCGAGCAGATCGGTGGCGTGGCGGCATTGGCTGCGGTGTTCGTGTTGATCACCGGGGTGGTCGGCGCCATGATCGGCCCGTCGCTCCTGTCGCGCCTGGGCGTGCACAGCCCCGAAGCACGCGGCATGGCCCTGGGTATGACGGCCCACGCCGTCGGCACCTCGGTGGCCCTGCAGGAAAGTGAAGAATGCGGCGCCTTCGCGGCGCTGGCGATGAGTCTGATGGGCGTGGCCACGGCGGTGTTCCTGCCGCTGGCCGTGTCGGTGATCGTTTGA
- a CDS encoding LON peptidase substrate-binding domain-containing protein yields MSLALFPLNTVLFPGCTLDLQLFEARYLDMISRCMKKGESFGVVCILDGKEVGLAPDGYALIGCEALIRDFKQQDNGLLGIRVEGGRRFRVRDAQVHKDQLLVAEVQWLEELPDQPLEEEDADLLALLQALAEHPMVASLDMDARAEGQQALANQLAYLLPFTEADKLDLLQLDDPQQRLDAIQMLLDELQGELFT; encoded by the coding sequence ATGAGTCTGGCGCTGTTCCCGCTCAACACTGTGCTGTTCCCTGGCTGCACCCTCGATTTGCAACTGTTCGAGGCGCGCTACCTGGACATGATCAGCCGCTGCATGAAAAAGGGCGAAAGCTTCGGCGTGGTGTGCATCCTTGACGGCAAGGAAGTCGGCCTGGCCCCGGACGGCTATGCGCTGATTGGCTGTGAGGCGCTGATTCGCGACTTCAAGCAACAGGACAACGGCCTGCTGGGCATTCGTGTCGAAGGCGGACGGCGTTTCCGCGTACGTGACGCCCAGGTGCACAAGGACCAGTTGCTGGTGGCCGAGGTGCAGTGGCTCGAAGAGCTGCCGGACCAGCCGCTGGAAGAAGAAGATGCCGACCTGCTGGCGCTGCTGCAGGCATTGGCGGAGCACCCGATGGTCGCTTCGCTGGATATGGACGCTCGTGCCGAGGGCCAGCAGGCCCTGGCTAATCAGCTGGCGTATCTGCTGCCGTTCACCGAGGCCGACAAGCTCGACCTGTTGCAACTCGACGATCCGCAGCAGCGGCTGGATGCGATCCAGATGCTGCTGGATGAGTTGCAAGGTGAGTTGTTCACCTGA